One part of the Candidatus Palauibacter polyketidifaciens genome encodes these proteins:
- a CDS encoding ion transporter, translated as MSIRDVVKGSGAGSGRWFDKSVFFLIIASLLAMSLSTLHQLPPAWKSALAVCEIVIVVLFTIEYALRIIAAEHKWSFIRSFYGIVDLVAILPFYLSLLSVGIDLRAVRGLRLLRVFRLFEIARYSTAVTRLMNAVKYARNEALVFLFATLVLLYIAALGIHHFEHEAQPEKFESVFHSLWWAVVTLTTVGYGDAYPVTVGGRIFTFIILLCGMGIVAVPAGLVATGMSRAAEEDDRRRRAGRPEGDG; from the coding sequence ATGAGCATACGCGATGTCGTGAAGGGTTCGGGCGCGGGGTCCGGTCGCTGGTTCGACAAGAGCGTCTTCTTTCTCATCATCGCCTCCCTCCTGGCGATGTCGCTGTCCACCCTCCACCAGTTGCCTCCCGCCTGGAAGTCGGCGCTCGCCGTCTGCGAAATCGTCATCGTCGTGCTCTTCACGATCGAATACGCCCTGCGGATCATCGCGGCGGAGCACAAGTGGTCCTTCATCCGCAGCTTCTATGGAATCGTCGACCTCGTCGCCATTCTTCCGTTCTACCTCTCGCTCCTGTCCGTCGGCATCGACCTCCGGGCGGTGCGCGGCCTGCGGTTGCTCCGCGTCTTCCGGCTCTTCGAGATCGCGCGATACAGCACGGCCGTCACGAGACTGATGAACGCCGTGAAGTACGCGCGCAACGAGGCGCTGGTGTTCCTCTTCGCCACGCTGGTCCTGCTGTATATCGCGGCGCTCGGCATCCATCACTTCGAACACGAGGCCCAGCCCGAGAAGTTCGAATCCGTGTTCCACAGCCTGTGGTGGGCGGTCGTCACGCTGACGACCGTGGGCTACGGAGATGCGTACCCGGTCACGGTCGGAGGCAGAATCTTCACGTTCATCATATTGCTGTGCGGGATGGGAATCGTGGCGGTGCCCGCCGGACTCGTCGCGACGGGCATGTCGCGAGCGGCGGAGGAGGATGATCGGCGGCGGCGGGCCGGGCGGCCCGAGGGCGACGGTTGA
- a CDS encoding VOC family protein, whose amino-acid sequence MIDPPKGWPRITPAVFYDDAGAAIDWLADAFGFEVRERIENEQGQVVHSQLALNGGLIMVGQAGLTPGRTYPRSPRGADGANTQSLMVYVDDADAHCERARAAGAAITTEPATQDYGEDYWSDRSYEVRDLEGHYWWFVQRLRG is encoded by the coding sequence ATGATCGATCCACCCAAGGGCTGGCCGAGGATCACTCCCGCCGTGTTCTACGACGACGCAGGGGCGGCGATCGATTGGCTCGCGGACGCCTTCGGGTTCGAGGTGCGCGAGAGAATCGAGAACGAACAGGGACAGGTCGTCCATTCCCAGCTCGCCCTGAACGGCGGACTCATCATGGTTGGGCAGGCCGGGCTCACGCCGGGCCGAACCTACCCACGGTCCCCGCGGGGAGCGGATGGCGCGAACACGCAGTCGCTCATGGTCTACGTGGACGACGCGGACGCTCACTGCGAGCGGGCGCGGGCCGCCGGCGCCGCGATCACGACCGAGCCCGCCACGCAGGACTACGGCGAGGACTACTGGTCCGACCGGAGCTACGAAGTCCGGGACCTCGAAGGTCACTACTGGTGGTTCGTGCAGCGACTGCGCGGATAG